A single window of Leptolyngbya ohadii IS1 DNA harbors:
- the hslO gene encoding Hsp33 family molecular chaperone HslO: MADQLIRATAADGGIRAVGVITTRLTEEARQRHGLSYVATAALGRTMASGLLLASSMKREEARVNIRVKGNGPLGGVMVDAGANGTVRGYVDNPEIELPPNERGKLDVGGAVGREGYLYVVRDMGYGYPYSSTVQLVSGEIGDDITHYLVRSEQTPSALIVGVFVGAEGVTAAGGVLIQVLPKAANDEALVEKLESRLGALHQLGDAVVEELVTVGGQVTGDRRNGGDGFPVG, from the coding sequence ATGGCAGATCAACTGATTCGGGCAACGGCTGCCGATGGCGGAATTCGGGCGGTCGGGGTGATTACGACTCGTCTAACGGAGGAAGCCCGCCAAAGACACGGTTTGTCCTATGTGGCGACCGCTGCTCTGGGAAGAACGATGGCATCGGGGCTGCTGCTGGCGTCAAGCATGAAGCGAGAAGAAGCGAGAGTCAATATTCGCGTCAAGGGTAATGGTCCACTGGGCGGCGTGATGGTGGATGCCGGAGCCAATGGCACGGTGCGCGGCTATGTAGATAATCCTGAAATTGAGCTACCACCCAATGAGCGAGGCAAGCTGGATGTCGGCGGGGCGGTCGGCAGAGAGGGCTACCTGTACGTCGTGCGCGATATGGGCTACGGCTATCCCTATTCCAGTACAGTGCAGCTCGTTTCCGGCGAAATTGGGGATGATATTACGCATTATTTGGTGCGATCGGAGCAAACCCCCTCGGCGCTGATCGTGGGTGTGTTTGTGGGTGCGGAAGGCGTGACCGCAGCGGGTGGCGTTCTAATCCAGGTGCTCCCGAAGGCGGCAAACGATGAGGCGCTGGTCGAAAAGCTGGAATCTCGGCTGGGGGCGCTGCATCAGTTGGGTGACGCTGTCGTTGAGGAACTGGTGACGGTTGGGGGTCAGGTCACTGGCGATCGTCGCAATGGTGGGGACGGATTTCCAGTCGGATAG
- the hslO gene encoding Hsp33 family molecular chaperone HslO, which produces MITTRLTEEARQRHGLSYVATAALGRTMASGLLLASSMKREEARVNIRVKGNGPLGGVMVDAGANGTVRGYVDNPEIELPPNERGKLDVGGAVGREGYLYVVRDMGYGYPYSSTVQLVSGEIGDDITHYLVRSEQTPSALIVGVFVGAEGVTAAGGVLIQVLPKAANDEALVEKLESRLGALAGFTPLLQAGKSLHQIFEDLLGDEGLQIFPETQMLHFHCGCSFDRVLGALKILGETELQDMIAKDEGAEATCHFCAEVYKANEQQLQELIDELRVEKAHS; this is translated from the coding sequence GTGATTACGACTCGTCTAACGGAGGAAGCCCGCCAAAGACACGGTTTGTCCTATGTGGCGACCGCTGCTCTGGGAAGAACGATGGCATCGGGGCTGCTGCTGGCGTCAAGCATGAAGCGAGAAGAAGCGAGAGTCAATATTCGCGTCAAGGGTAATGGTCCACTGGGCGGCGTGATGGTGGATGCCGGAGCCAATGGCACGGTGCGCGGCTATGTAGATAATCCTGAAATTGAGCTACCACCCAATGAGCGAGGCAAGCTGGATGTCGGCGGGGCGGTCGGCAGAGAGGGCTACCTGTACGTCGTGCGCGATATGGGCTACGGCTATCCCTATTCCAGTACAGTGCAGCTCGTTTCCGGCGAAATTGGGGATGATATTACGCATTATTTGGTGCGATCGGAGCAAACCCCCTCGGCGCTGATCGTGGGTGTGTTTGTGGGTGCGGAAGGCGTGACCGCAGCGGGTGGCGTTCTAATCCAGGTGCTCCCGAAGGCGGCAAACGATGAGGCGCTGGTCGAAAAGCTGGAATCTCGGCTGGGGGCGCTGGCAGGCTTTACGCCACTGCTTCAGGCGGGCAAATCTCTGCATCAGATTTTTGAGGACCTGCTGGGCGACGAAGGGCTGCAAATCTTCCCGGAAACCCAGATGCTTCACTTCCACTGCGGCTGTTCATTCGATCGCGTATTGGGGGCATTGAAGATTCTGGGCGAAACGGAGCTGCAAGACATGATTGCCAAGGATGAGGGGGCAGAAGCCACCTGTCATTTCTGCGCTGAAGTTTACAAAGCCAACGAGCAGCAGCTTCAAGAACTGATTGACGAACTGCGCGTCGAGAAAGCTCATTCCTAA